The following coding sequences are from one Anguilla rostrata isolate EN2019 chromosome 16, ASM1855537v3, whole genome shotgun sequence window:
- the ptdss2 gene encoding phosphatidylserine synthase 2, with the protein MAKPESKKSGVVFGTSRSAAAEEQVNNGSLDLSSTGGSHDPAPAAPTSATKPKSGKQGSRENGSRRTTESEVFDDGTITFFWRAHTLTVLFSLTCALVYVTLLEETPQDTAYNTKRGIVASILVFLCFGVTQAKDGPFTRPHPAYWRFWLCVTVVYELFLIFILFQTVHDGRQFMKYIDPKLGVALPERGYGGNCLIYDPANTTDPFHNLWDKMDGFVPAHFLGWYIKTLMIRDWWMCMIISVMFEFLEYSLEHQLPNFSECWWDHWIMDVLVCNGMGIYCGMKTLGWLSMKPYQWQGLWNIPTYKGKIKRIAFQFTPYSWVKFEWKPASNLRRWLAVLGIIFMISPIASVAELNTFYLKFVLWMPPEHYLVLLRLVFFVNVGGVAMREIYDFMDDPKFHKKLGQQAWLVAAITVTEFLIVVKYDPHTIMLPIPFFVMQCWVLGIVLILTWTLWRFFIRDITMRYKETQRRRQEGAGDRDRGNGGGNGGSATTGRSKLNGSSESLKHRKS; encoded by the exons ATGGCCAAACCCGAATCGAAGAAAAGCGGCGTGGTCTTCGGGACCAGCCGGTCTGCCGCAGCGGAAGAGCAGGTCAACAACGGGTCACTCGACTTGTCTTCAACCGGGGGGTCCCACGATCCGGCACCGGCAGCACCCACAAGCGCAACCAAACCAAAATCTGGGAAACAGGGATCACGAGAGAACGGTTCGCGACGTACGACGGAGTCTGAAGTATTTGATGACGGAACCATCACCTTCTTCTG GAGAGCCCACACGCTGACCGTGCTGTTCAGCCTGACCTGCGCCCTGGTGTACGTCACCCTGCTGGAGGAGACGCCCCAGGACACCGCCTACAACACCAAGAG agggaTCGTGGCCAGCATCTTGGTGTTCCTCTGCTTTGGGGTGACGCAAGCGAAAGATGGTCCCTTTACCAGACCACATCCAG CATACTGGCGTTTCTGGCTATGTGTCACTGTCGTCTACGAgctcttcctcatcttcatcctgTTCCAG ACTGTCCACGATGGGCGGCAGTTCATGAAGTACATCGACCCCAAACTGGGCGTGGCCCTGCCGGAGCGTGGCTATGGGGGCAACTGCCTCATATACGACCCGGCGAACACCACTGACCCCTTCCACAACCTCTGG gacaaGATGGATGGATTTGTGCCCGCCCATTTTCTGGGCTGGTATATcaag ACTCTGATGATCAGAGACTGGTGGATGTGTATGATCATCAGTGTGATGTTTGAGTTCCTGGAGTACAGTCTGGAGCATCAGCTGCCCAACTTCTCAGAGTGCTGGTGGGACCAC TGGATCATggatgtgttggtgtgtaatGGTATGGGGATCTACTGCGGGATGAAGACCCTGGGTTGGCTGTCCATGAAGCCCTATCAGTGGCAGGGCTTGTGGAACATCCCCACCTACAA GGGGAAGATCAAGCGAATCGCCTTCCAGTTCACGCCCTACAGCTGGGTGAAGTTCGAGTGGAAGCCGGCCTCCAACCTGCGCCGGTGGCTGGCCGTCCTGGGCATCATCTTCATG ATTTCTCCCATAGCATCTGTGGCGGAGCTGAACACGTTCTACCTGAAGTTCGTGCTGTGGATGCCTCCGGAACACTACCTGGTGCTGCTGCGCCTCGTCTTCTTCGTCAACGTGGGCGGCGTCGCCATGCGGGAGATCTACGACTTCATGGACGaccc taAGTTTCATAAGAAGCTGGGGCAGCAGGCTTGGCTGGTGGCGGCCATCACAGTGACGGAGTTCCTCATCGTGGTGAAGTACGATCCCCACACCATCATGCTGCCCATCCCCTTCTTCGTCATGCAGTGCTGGGTCCTGGGCATCGTCCTCATCCTCACCTGGACGCTGTGGCGTTTTTTCATCCG GGACATCACCATGCGCTACAAGGAGACGCAGCGCCGCcggcaggagggggcgggggaccGGGACCGCGGCAACGGCGGTGGCAACGGCGGCTCGGCCACCACAGGACGCAGCAAACTGAACGGCAGCTCCGAGTCACTCAAGCACAGGAAGTCCTGA